The Xenopus laevis strain J_2021 chromosome 5L, Xenopus_laevis_v10.1, whole genome shotgun sequence genome has a segment encoding these proteins:
- the nkx2-2.L gene encoding homeobox protein Nkx-2.2a isoform X1, giving the protein MSLTNTKTGFSVKDILDLPDTNDEDGSTAEGADEDTDSSEPTKKPRGLGQSPLETVQSLPLKSPFYDSSDNPYTRWLATTESIQYSLHGFASSNSQQDSSPKSPEPSADESPDNDKDQSSNPDSGKKRKRRVLFSKAQTYELERRFRQQRYLSAPEREHLASLIRLTPTQVKIWFQNHRYKMKRARAEKGMEVTPLPSPRRVAVPVLVRDGKPCHTLKAQDLAATFPGGIPFSAYSAQSLQHMQYNAQYSSATNAQYPTAHHLVQAQQWTW; this is encoded by the exons ATGTCTTTAACCAACACAAAGACTGGCTTCTCTGTAAAGGACATTCTAGATCTGCCTGATACCAATGATGAAGATGGATCCACTGCAGAAGGAGCAGATGAAGACACAGACAGTTCTGAACCCACTAAAAAGCCAAGAGGATTGGGGCAAAGCCCCCTGGAAACAGTACAGAGTCTGCCCTTAAAAAGCCCCTTCTATGACAGCAGTGACAACCCTTATACACGATGGCTGGCCACTACTGAGAGCATCCAGTACTCCT TGCACGGATTTGCGTCCAGCAATTCGCAGCAAGATTCATCACCCAAGTCACCAGAACCCTCAGCTGATGAGTCTCCAGACAACGACAAGGACCAATCCAGCAACCCAGACTCAGGCAAGAAGAGAAAGCGACGGGTGCTGTTCTCCAAGGCACAGACTTATGAACTGGAGAGGAGATTTAGGCAACAGAGGTACCTGTCCGCCCCAGAGAGAGAACACCTGGCCAGTCTCATCCGCCTCACCCCCACCCAGGTGAAGATCTGGTTCCAGAACCACAGGTACAAGATGAAGAGGGCCCGGGCAGAAAAAGGTATGGAAGTGACTCCTCTTCCCTCCCCTAGGCGGGTGGCAGTGCCAGTCCTGGTAAGGGATGGTAAACCCTGCCACACTCTGAAAGCTCAGGACTTAGCAGCCACATTCCCAGGTGGCATCCCTTTCTCTGCCTATAGCGCCCAGTCATTACAGCACATGCAATATAATGCCCAGTACTCTTCTGCCACTAACGCCCAGTACCCTACAGCACATCACTTGGTGCAAGCCCAACAGTGGACTTGGTGA
- the nkx2-2.L gene encoding homeobox protein Nkx-2.2 isoform X2 yields the protein MSLTNTKTGFSVKDILDLPDTNDEDGSTAEGADEDTDSSEPTKKPRGLGQSPLETVQSLPLKSPFYDSSDNPYTRWLATTESIQYSLHGFASSNSQQDSSPKSPEPSADESPDNDKDQSSNPDSGKKRKRRVLFSKAQTYELERRFRQQRYLSAPEREHLASLIRLTPTQVKIWFQNHRYKMKRARAEKVRADMQKSFWNELYLRFLPTDAPAGTCTPCSLLHIHPVWGKAIGTYNKHPGTI from the exons ATGTCTTTAACCAACACAAAGACTGGCTTCTCTGTAAAGGACATTCTAGATCTGCCTGATACCAATGATGAAGATGGATCCACTGCAGAAGGAGCAGATGAAGACACAGACAGTTCTGAACCCACTAAAAAGCCAAGAGGATTGGGGCAAAGCCCCCTGGAAACAGTACAGAGTCTGCCCTTAAAAAGCCCCTTCTATGACAGCAGTGACAACCCTTATACACGATGGCTGGCCACTACTGAGAGCATCCAGTACTCCT TGCACGGATTTGCGTCCAGCAATTCGCAGCAAGATTCATCACCCAAGTCACCAGAACCCTCAGCTGATGAGTCTCCAGACAACGACAAGGACCAATCCAGCAACCCAGACTCAGGCAAGAAGAGAAAGCGACGGGTGCTGTTCTCCAAGGCACAGACTTATGAACTGGAGAGGAGATTTAGGCAACAGAGGTACCTGTCCGCCCCAGAGAGAGAACACCTGGCCAGTCTCATCCGCCTCACCCCCACCCAGGTGAAGATCTGGTTCCAGAACCACAGGTACAAGATGAAGAGGGCCCGGGCAGAAAAAG TGAGGGCAGACATGCAGAAGAGCTTTTGGAATGAACTGTACCTAAGATTCCTCCCCACAGATGCACCTGCCGGCACCTGTACTCCCTGTAGTCTCTTACACATTCACCCAGTGTGGGGAAAAGCCATAGGCACCTacaataagcacccaggaaccatCTGA